Proteins from a genomic interval of Aureimonas sp. AU20:
- a CDS encoding DUF6107 family protein, producing the protein MDTMTGDVVSPLALWGAKLAGAVGGSVISIAYLLPAGRRDAAVRFLAGAVTGLVFGGPAGLALADHLGFTERIGAAELALIGSAAASLCAWWALGVLQRFAEGLATAAGRRGGSS; encoded by the coding sequence ATGGATACGATGACGGGAGACGTCGTCTCGCCGCTCGCGCTTTGGGGCGCGAAACTCGCCGGGGCGGTGGGTGGATCGGTGATCTCGATCGCCTACCTCCTGCCGGCCGGGCGACGGGATGCGGCGGTGCGCTTTCTGGCCGGCGCGGTGACGGGCCTCGTGTTCGGCGGCCCGGCCGGCTTAGCGCTGGCCGATCATCTCGGCTTCACCGAGCGCATTGGCGCGGCGGAACTGGCGCTGATTGGCTCGGCCGCCGCCAGCCTCTGCGCCTGGTGGGCGCTCGGCGTTCTCCAGCGCTTTGCCGAAGGGCTGGCGACCGCCGCCGGCCGGCGCGGGGGCAGCTCGTGA
- a CDS encoding phage portal protein → MGLALRLRALARLGSEGARVPERKSTGGALVFGGGSGDAAAWSERSYAALSRVGFMQNPVVYRCVRLIAETAAAVPILLYEGPSEVETHPILDLLRRPNPMQDGPGFLETLCGHLLLSGAAHVEAISLGGQPRQLHALRPDRVRVLCGADGWPQAVEYRAGSSARRLPLETEEGAAPVLAIRMFHPLGDGEGFAPLQAAQTALDLHNAATRWNKALLDNSARPSGALVYQPGDGGNLSADQFERLKVELESGYAGAARAGRPMLLEGGLDWKAMALTPRDMDFIEARNGAARDIATAFGVPPMLLGIPGDATYANYAEANRALFRLTVLPLLGRLLTALGDWLGEGFEPGRRLRLGFDADRVEGLSVEREALWARLGAAGFLDDDEKREAVGYGPRRR, encoded by the coding sequence ATGGGACTGGCTTTACGGCTGCGGGCGCTGGCGCGCCTGGGCAGCGAGGGCGCGCGCGTGCCCGAACGCAAATCCACCGGCGGCGCACTCGTCTTCGGCGGCGGCTCGGGCGACGCGGCGGCCTGGAGCGAGCGCTCCTATGCCGCGCTCTCCCGGGTCGGCTTCATGCAGAACCCGGTCGTCTATCGCTGCGTCCGGTTGATCGCCGAAACGGCCGCCGCCGTTCCGATCCTTCTCTACGAGGGCCCGTCGGAGGTCGAGACGCATCCCATCCTCGACCTTCTGCGCCGGCCGAACCCGATGCAGGACGGGCCGGGCTTTCTGGAAACGCTCTGCGGGCATCTGCTGCTCTCGGGCGCGGCGCATGTCGAGGCGATTTCGCTTGGTGGACAGCCGCGCCAGCTTCACGCGCTGCGGCCGGACCGGGTGCGCGTCCTTTGCGGCGCGGACGGGTGGCCGCAGGCGGTGGAGTATCGTGCCGGCTCCAGCGCGCGGCGCCTGCCGCTGGAAACGGAGGAAGGGGCGGCGCCGGTTCTGGCGATCCGGATGTTCCACCCGTTGGGGGATGGCGAGGGCTTTGCGCCGCTCCAGGCCGCACAGACCGCGCTCGACCTGCACAATGCCGCGACGCGCTGGAACAAGGCGCTGCTCGACAATTCGGCCCGGCCCTCCGGCGCGCTGGTCTACCAGCCCGGCGACGGCGGCAATCTTTCGGCCGACCAGTTCGAGCGGCTGAAGGTCGAACTCGAAAGCGGCTATGCCGGCGCGGCGAGAGCGGGGCGGCCCATGCTGCTGGAGGGCGGGCTGGACTGGAAGGCCATGGCGCTGACCCCGCGCGACATGGACTTCATCGAGGCGCGCAACGGCGCGGCGCGCGACATCGCCACCGCCTTCGGCGTGCCGCCCATGCTGCTCGGGATTCCGGGCGACGCGACCTATGCCAACTATGCCGAGGCCAACCGGGCGCTGTTCCGGCTCACCGTCCTGCCGCTGCTCGGCCGGCTGCTGACCGCGCTGGGGGATTGGCTGGGCGAAGGGTTCGAGCCCGGCCGAAGGCTGCGGCTCGGCTTCGACGCCGACCGGGTCGAGGGCCTGTCCGTCGAGCGCGAGGCGCTTTGGGCGCGGCTGGGGGCCGCGGGTTTTCTGGACGACGACGAGAAGCGCGAGGCGGTCGGCTACGGGCCGCGCCGGCGCTGA
- a CDS encoding DNA-packaging protein has protein sequence MEGDGAALGDAAFWQAVEAEIASQPKRVIARAMPDWAACARPSQLPPPGDWRQWLLIGGRGSGKTRAGAEWVRALALGQKPLAGRVHGRIALVAETLGDAREVMVEGESGLKALHYETRPVFEATRRRLVFANGSVAQIFSSEDPDALRGYQFDAAWGDELAKWTHAEDCFDNLQLALRLGETPRMALTTTPRAVPLLKRLMAEPGTRVTHMRTVENRAHLAPGFLAAMEARYGGSRLGRQELDGELVDGREDALFSRAAIDRGRVRAAPALRRVVVAVDPPATATQRSDACGLVAAGMGEDGIVYVLADRSRRGLKPPEWAARAVSLFAEVEADRIVAEVNQGGDMVGSVIAAVAPHLPVSSVRATRGKWLRAEPVATLYEQGRVRHAGSFAELEDEMCDFGPDGLSNGRSPDRLDALVWAVTALTQAQAAPRIRSL, from the coding sequence ATGGAGGGGGACGGGGCGGCGCTGGGCGACGCCGCTTTCTGGCAGGCGGTGGAGGCGGAGATTGCCAGCCAGCCCAAGCGGGTGATCGCCCGTGCCATGCCGGACTGGGCGGCCTGTGCGCGGCCCTCGCAGCTTCCGCCGCCGGGCGACTGGCGGCAATGGCTGCTGATCGGCGGGCGCGGCTCGGGCAAGACCCGCGCCGGGGCGGAATGGGTGCGCGCGTTGGCGCTCGGCCAAAAGCCGCTGGCCGGGCGCGTTCACGGGCGCATCGCGCTGGTGGCGGAAACGCTGGGCGACGCGCGCGAGGTGATGGTCGAGGGCGAGAGCGGCTTGAAGGCGCTACATTACGAGACGCGGCCGGTCTTCGAGGCGACGCGGCGGCGGCTGGTCTTCGCCAATGGCTCGGTGGCTCAGATCTTTTCCTCGGAGGACCCCGACGCCCTGCGCGGCTACCAGTTCGACGCCGCCTGGGGCGACGAACTTGCCAAATGGACCCATGCGGAAGACTGTTTCGACAACCTGCAACTGGCGCTGCGTCTCGGCGAGACGCCCCGCATGGCGCTGACCACGACGCCGCGCGCCGTGCCGCTGCTGAAACGCCTGATGGCCGAGCCGGGAACGCGGGTGACTCATATGCGCACCGTGGAAAACCGCGCTCATCTGGCGCCCGGCTTTCTGGCCGCGATGGAGGCGCGCTATGGCGGATCGCGGCTCGGGCGGCAGGAACTCGACGGCGAACTGGTGGACGGGCGCGAAGATGCCCTGTTCAGCCGCGCCGCGATCGACCGAGGGCGGGTTCGCGCCGCGCCGGCCCTTCGCCGTGTCGTGGTGGCGGTGGACCCGCCGGCAACGGCGACGCAGCGCTCCGACGCCTGCGGCCTCGTGGCGGCGGGGATGGGCGAGGACGGGATCGTCTATGTGCTGGCCGATCGGAGCCGACGCGGGTTGAAGCCGCCGGAATGGGCGGCGCGGGCCGTGTCGCTGTTTGCCGAAGTCGAGGCGGACCGCATCGTCGCGGAGGTGAACCAGGGCGGCGACATGGTGGGATCGGTGATTGCGGCGGTGGCGCCGCATCTGCCCGTTTCCAGCGTGCGGGCGACGCGCGGCAAGTGGCTGCGGGCCGAGCCCGTCGCCACGCTCTACGAACAAGGGCGCGTGCGCCATGCCGGCAGCTTCGCCGAACTGGAGGACGAGATGTGCGACTTCGGGCCGGATGGCCTGTCGAACGGCCGCTCGCCCGACCGGCTGGACGCGCTGGTTTGGGCGGTGACGGCGCTGACGCAGGCGCAGGCGGCGCCGCGCATTCGCAGTCTTTAA
- a CDS encoding YcgN family cysteine cluster protein, giving the protein MSNIPFWKRKTLEEMTGPEWESLCDGCGRCCLNKLEDWDTGDIIWTRVACKLLDGESCRCSDYPNRFDSVPDCVALDPATVRSIPWLPPSCGYRLVAEGRDLRWWHPLISGDPETVHLAGISVQGQTVSEEGMELEDYEDHLADWPGEDPGDGFAIVERVEIPK; this is encoded by the coding sequence TTGAGCAACATACCCTTCTGGAAGCGCAAGACGCTGGAGGAGATGACCGGGCCGGAGTGGGAATCGCTCTGCGACGGCTGCGGGCGCTGCTGCCTCAACAAGCTGGAAGACTGGGACACCGGGGACATCATCTGGACCCGCGTCGCCTGCAAGCTTCTGGACGGCGAGAGCTGCCGCTGCTCCGACTATCCCAACCGGTTCGACAGCGTGCCGGACTGCGTCGCGCTCGACCCCGCGACGGTGCGCTCCATCCCCTGGCTTCCGCCGAGCTGCGGCTATCGGCTGGTGGCCGAGGGGCGTGACCTTCGATGGTGGCACCCGCTGATCTCGGGCGACCCGGAAACTGTGCATCTGGCGGGCATTTCGGTGCAGGGCCAGACCGTCAGCGAAGAGGGAATGGAGCTGGAAGACTACGAGGACCATCTGGCCGATTGGCCCGGGGAGGACCCCGGGGACGGGTTTGCGATCGTCGAAAGGGTCGAAATTCCTAAATAG
- a CDS encoding transglycosylase domain-containing protein — MPRQSPTKPGRRKLPFGLIEIDAWLDSSLWRFFHGLSSFWESVTIFSRRFRVRGPNRVAVELCCEALTLGLGGFVVLLALSQPAMKMTRHGLPQQADFSVQFLDRHGNEIGRRGILKANAVPIDEMPDHFVKAVLATEDRRFFEHWGIDFLGLARALGENARAGGVVQGGSTLTQQLAKNVFLSNERSLERKINEAFLSLWLEANLTKREILGMYLDRAYMGGGTNGAAAAAEFYFGKNIRDVNLAEAAMLAGLFKAPTQYAPHNNLPAARARANVVLGAMVDAGFMTEGQVVAARRHPATAVDRASVMQSPDYFLDYAFDEIQRIAADLPQRTFVARTTIDIGLQKLADESVDFHLRQYGKTYGVEEGAMAVLDDDGGIVALVGGRDYGLSQFNRATRALRQPGSSFKAYVYASAMENGHKPTDFIVDGPVRVGNWMPQNYGNSFAGRIQIQDAMARSLNTVAVKLSQETGPGKVAALAKSFGVETPLRGDKTIALGTNEVTVLDQATGYSVFPAGGLSSQRHSVEQILLADGTVLWDARRNLPPRHRVLSEQATKSMNEMFVRIPEIGTARRARLSMTRAGGKTGTTQGYRDAWFVGFTGNFTAAVWYGNDSFKPTNKLTGGGLPAMTWQRFMEAAHQGVELRPIPYIDNPIPAPGSVEVAKAEGEGEIPRISRPSLVNNATQKVLADLEHMLLSAPPVPAEKFAAASGPSAVPPARPVASP, encoded by the coding sequence GTGCCCAGACAGAGCCCGACCAAGCCCGGCAGACGCAAGCTCCCCTTCGGCCTGATCGAGATCGATGCCTGGCTGGACAGCAGCTTGTGGCGGTTTTTTCATGGCCTTTCCAGCTTTTGGGAAAGCGTCACGATCTTTTCGCGAAGGTTTCGCGTGCGCGGGCCCAACCGTGTGGCCGTGGAGCTTTGCTGCGAGGCGCTGACGCTCGGGCTCGGGGGCTTCGTCGTGCTCCTCGCCCTGTCCCAGCCCGCCATGAAGATGACCCGCCACGGCCTGCCGCAGCAGGCCGACTTTTCCGTCCAGTTCCTCGATCGGCACGGCAACGAGATCGGGCGGCGCGGCATTCTCAAGGCCAATGCCGTGCCGATCGACGAGATGCCCGACCATTTCGTCAAGGCGGTTCTGGCGACGGAGGATCGCCGCTTCTTCGAGCATTGGGGCATCGACTTTCTCGGCCTTGCCCGCGCGCTGGGCGAGAACGCCCGGGCCGGCGGCGTCGTCCAGGGCGGCTCGACCCTGACGCAGCAGCTCGCCAAGAATGTCTTCCTGTCCAACGAGCGCTCGCTCGAGCGCAAGATCAACGAGGCGTTCCTCTCGCTGTGGCTGGAAGCCAATCTCACCAAGCGCGAGATCCTCGGCATGTATCTCGACCGCGCCTATATGGGCGGCGGCACCAATGGCGCGGCGGCGGCGGCCGAGTTCTATTTCGGCAAGAACATCCGCGACGTGAATCTCGCCGAGGCGGCCATGCTCGCCGGCCTGTTCAAGGCGCCGACGCAATACGCCCCGCACAACAACCTGCCGGCCGCCCGCGCTCGGGCCAATGTCGTTCTCGGCGCCATGGTGGATGCCGGCTTCATGACCGAGGGCCAGGTCGTCGCCGCGCGGCGCCATCCCGCGACTGCGGTCGACCGCGCCTCCGTCATGCAGTCGCCGGACTATTTTCTCGACTACGCCTTCGACGAGATCCAGCGCATCGCCGCCGACCTGCCGCAGCGCACCTTCGTCGCGCGCACAACGATCGACATCGGTCTGCAGAAGCTCGCGGACGAGAGCGTCGATTTCCACCTTCGCCAATACGGCAAGACCTACGGCGTCGAGGAAGGCGCCATGGCCGTGCTGGATGACGACGGCGGCATCGTCGCGCTGGTCGGCGGGCGGGACTACGGCCTGTCGCAGTTCAACCGCGCCACCCGCGCGCTCCGCCAGCCGGGCTCGTCCTTCAAGGCCTATGTCTATGCCAGCGCCATGGAGAACGGCCATAAGCCGACCGACTTCATCGTCGATGGCCCGGTGCGCGTCGGCAACTGGATGCCGCAGAACTACGGCAACAGCTTCGCCGGCCGTATCCAGATCCAGGACGCGATGGCCCGGTCGCTGAACACGGTCGCCGTCAAGCTCAGCCAGGAAACGGGGCCGGGCAAGGTCGCAGCGCTCGCGAAGTCCTTCGGTGTGGAGACGCCGCTGCGCGGTGACAAGACCATCGCGCTCGGCACCAACGAAGTCACCGTGCTCGATCAGGCGACGGGCTATTCCGTTTTCCCGGCGGGCGGCCTTTCCTCGCAGCGCCATTCCGTCGAGCAGATCCTGCTGGCAGACGGCACGGTGCTCTGGGACGCGCGCCGCAACCTGCCACCGCGCCACCGCGTCCTGTCGGAGCAGGCGACGAAGAGCATGAACGAGATGTTCGTTCGCATTCCCGAGATCGGCACGGCGCGCCGCGCCCGCCTGTCCATGACCCGCGCCGGCGGCAAGACCGGCACGACGCAGGGCTATCGCGACGCCTGGTTCGTCGGCTTCACCGGCAATTTCACCGCCGCCGTCTGGTACGGCAACGACAGTTTCAAGCCGACCAACAAGCTCACCGGCGGCGGCCTGCCGGCCATGACGTGGCAGCGCTTCATGGAAGCGGCGCACCAGGGCGTGGAGCTACGGCCCATCCCCTATATCGACAATCCCATCCCCGCGCCGGGCTCGGTCGAGGTGGCCAAGGCGGAGGGCGAGGGTGAAATCCCCCGCATCTCGCGCCCCAGCCTCGTCAACAACGCCACGCAAAAGGTGCTGGCCGATCTCGAGCACATGCTTCTGTCCGCGCCGCCCGTGCCGGCCGAGAAGTTCGCGGCAGCAAGCGGCCCCTCCGCCGTGCCGCCGGCCCGCCCCGTCGCCAGCCCATGA
- a CDS encoding DUF1214 domain-containing protein translates to MRFLFLILLTFGLALGLGTLSVAWMIDHFEGTEIVVVGPWHADRTAGSPSADPYAKARQARSGNLTLGLGEGVAFRARVDSDNRELRRECSYRLEGAYPPARIATLAAYDFDGRLIEAGGERPDNLVSLNWMREDDNAAVIAVGPVARPGNWLATAGDGGYILALTFYDTPVSTDSGAAPIPMPHIVRTDCQPNG, encoded by the coding sequence ATGCGCTTTCTGTTTCTGATCCTTCTCACCTTCGGGCTCGCCCTTGGCCTCGGCACGCTGTCCGTCGCCTGGATGATCGACCATTTCGAAGGCACCGAGATCGTCGTGGTCGGCCCCTGGCATGCCGACCGCACGGCCGGTTCCCCTTCGGCCGACCCCTATGCCAAGGCGCGTCAGGCCCGCTCGGGCAATCTGACGCTTGGCCTTGGCGAAGGCGTCGCCTTTCGCGCGCGGGTCGATTCCGACAATCGCGAACTCAGGCGTGAATGCTCCTATCGCCTGGAAGGCGCCTATCCCCCGGCGCGCATCGCGACGCTCGCGGCCTATGATTTCGACGGACGCCTGATCGAGGCGGGGGGTGAGCGGCCCGATAATCTCGTATCGCTGAACTGGATGCGCGAGGACGACAACGCGGCGGTGATCGCAGTCGGCCCGGTGGCCCGGCCGGGCAACTGGCTGGCGACGGCGGGGGACGGCGGCTACATTCTCGCCCTCACCTTCTACGACACGCCGGTCAGCACCGACAGCGGCGCCGCGCCCATCCCCATGCCCCATATCGTCAGAACGGATTGCCAACCGAATGGGTAA
- a CDS encoding DUF1254 domain-containing protein, with amino-acid sequence MGKLLLAILIGLVGAGIVHIAVILSIPGQADNDAWSRLSRLGPAFSTVRIGFAEPEGDRHAGSPAGFVFVDPAFIDVACRFSVEEGPVRLFSDDKTRFWTASIYARNGDNLYSISERVALEGRLDLLVGTAEQLDLARIEGSSSTIPTVPVAVTGEEGYLTVRALVAAESERPFVDRFARSVICRPATAEEAGTPAS; translated from the coding sequence ATGGGTAAGCTTCTCCTGGCGATCCTGATCGGCCTCGTCGGCGCGGGCATCGTCCATATCGCCGTCATCCTGTCGATTCCCGGTCAGGCCGACAACGACGCCTGGAGCCGCCTATCGCGGCTCGGCCCGGCTTTTTCGACGGTGCGGATCGGCTTTGCCGAGCCGGAGGGCGATCGCCACGCCGGTTCCCCGGCCGGCTTCGTCTTCGTGGACCCGGCCTTTATCGACGTCGCCTGCCGCTTCTCGGTGGAGGAAGGGCCGGTGCGCCTGTTCTCGGACGACAAGACGCGCTTTTGGACGGCCTCGATCTATGCGCGAAACGGCGACAATCTTTATTCGATCAGCGAGCGCGTGGCGCTCGAAGGACGGCTGGATCTTCTGGTCGGCACGGCCGAACAGCTCGACCTCGCGCGCATCGAAGGCTCCTCCAGCACGATCCCGACCGTACCGGTCGCCGTCACCGGCGAGGAAGGCTATCTCACCGTGCGAGCTTTGGTGGCCGCCGAAAGCGAGCGCCCCTTCGTGGATCGCTTCGCGCGCTCTGTGATCTGTCGCCCCGCGACGGCGGAAGAAGCCGGCACGCCCGCGTCCTGA
- a CDS encoding DUF1491 family protein → MRLTSEIFVAALVRRVFGDGGFATVGRRGAEAAGAIFVVARSRSGEFQLFGPAPQTLAAEGGERRFVREAARDEDGLSQRLAREARFDPDFWVVEIETETPETYLEVVEPEGDDP, encoded by the coding sequence ATGCGCCTGACCAGCGAAATCTTCGTCGCGGCGCTGGTGCGCCGCGTCTTCGGCGACGGCGGCTTTGCGACTGTGGGCCGGCGTGGCGCGGAAGCGGCGGGAGCGATCTTCGTGGTCGCACGCAGCCGCAGCGGCGAGTTCCAGCTCTTTGGCCCCGCTCCCCAGACGCTGGCCGCGGAGGGCGGAGAGCGCCGCTTCGTTCGCGAGGCGGCGCGCGACGAAGACGGCCTCTCGCAGCGCCTCGCGCGCGAGGCCAGGTTCGACCCGGATTTCTGGGTGGTGGAGATCGAGACCGAAACGCCGGAAACCTATCTTGAGGTGGTCGAGCCCGAGGGCGACGATCCCTGA
- a CDS encoding peptidoglycan-binding domain-containing protein codes for MPAKKPVSPRKPSRPAARPEKAEGLGAAAGRAGALALLAGARIVAARPVLFGSLALFSTLAGVVADNALNRQTGRHPHPMLMTRGAEPSRLASARLSSPAEAAPVPTARHAATPPVPSNDPRIVPFPMVHEAQQLLAQQGYYRAEIDGRAGQATDMAIRDFQAAKGLKVDGMATPLLLSQLRQAANPPPPLGDDPIARLASGGGVDPASTGGIASAGGSELVRQIQARLAEARVADLKPDGILGERTRAAIRTFQALESLDVTGEPSEEVLARLGDSGASAMR; via the coding sequence ATGCCCGCCAAAAAGCCAGTCTCTCCTCGCAAGCCTTCCCGACCCGCCGCTCGGCCTGAAAAGGCCGAAGGCCTGGGCGCGGCGGCCGGTCGCGCCGGAGCCCTCGCTCTTCTCGCGGGGGCGCGGATCGTCGCGGCCCGGCCCGTCCTGTTCGGCAGCCTCGCCCTGTTCTCGACGCTCGCGGGCGTCGTGGCGGACAATGCGCTGAATCGGCAGACCGGACGCCATCCGCACCCGATGCTCATGACGCGCGGCGCCGAGCCCTCGCGCCTCGCCTCGGCCCGCCTTTCCAGCCCGGCCGAGGCCGCCCCGGTGCCGACCGCGCGGCACGCGGCGACCCCGCCCGTGCCCTCCAACGATCCGCGCATCGTGCCCTTTCCGATGGTACACGAGGCGCAGCAGCTTCTGGCCCAGCAGGGCTACTATAGGGCCGAGATCGACGGGCGCGCCGGACAGGCGACCGACATGGCGATCCGCGACTTCCAAGCCGCCAAGGGCCTCAAGGTGGACGGCATGGCCACGCCGCTTCTCCTGTCGCAGCTGCGCCAGGCCGCCAACCCGCCACCGCCGCTCGGCGACGATCCGATCGCCCGGCTGGCGAGCGGCGGCGGGGTCGATCCGGCCTCGACGGGCGGCATCGCGTCAGCGGGGGGGAGCGAATTGGTGCGCCAGATTCAGGCGCGGCTCGCGGAAGCGCGCGTCGCGGACTTGAAGCCGGACGGCATTCTGGGCGAGCGCACGCGCGCGGCGATCAGGACCTTCCAGGCGCTGGAAAGCCTGGACGTGACCGGCGAGCCGTCAGAGGAGGTGCTGGCGCGCCTCGGCGACAGCGGCGCCTCGGCCATGCGATGA
- a CDS encoding sensor histidine kinase has translation MPGESLAAKRRLASFCGALVLAGLVCAMAAPLLGAAGFGVSAIACAAVLGFGALVAAVAVAATGETDLAAAGLYSLVAGMLALLSVRVDSFWPLLLLAVGPVEARLAGQTLLFRLMLPAVFLGAGLVGFLSLHGLGPSDQGFAGTTLALPAITAYVALVLHRLAVRPSDASGAKPALAALSLDAEGRLIGGASAGTAFSQRLHLLDRVAFLKTLDAMRLGQGETELALRLRGAEPGAFRTCLVTLTPIHSDDGTLLRLDAAIRETEGTAAPALAEAAAPSRTESAFLATISHELRTPLNAIVGFSELLEGETFGPFNDPRQKDYVGVIHRSGLHLLEIVNGLLDMSKIEAGRYDLTMEPFPVAAVALAAAEMVGCEADRKQLRLVLRTAEQPELVTADRRVCQQILVNLLANAVKFTEEGTICLGARIEGEDLVLQVSDTGIGIAHEDIGRLGRPFVQLSHGPSRRYEGTGLGLSLVRGFAELHHGTMEIESQEGRGTTVTVRIPTNCAERARVGETPPENVVALTHARQKASLSSQAFPTRRSA, from the coding sequence GTGCCGGGCGAAAGCCTTGCGGCCAAGCGCCGGCTCGCCTCGTTCTGCGGCGCGCTGGTTCTGGCCGGCCTCGTCTGCGCCATGGCCGCCCCGCTTCTGGGCGCGGCCGGTTTCGGCGTATCCGCGATCGCTTGTGCCGCCGTGCTCGGCTTCGGCGCGCTCGTCGCGGCCGTGGCCGTGGCGGCGACGGGCGAGACGGATTTGGCCGCTGCCGGCCTTTACTCGCTGGTGGCCGGGATGCTGGCTCTCCTGTCGGTTCGCGTCGATAGCTTCTGGCCGCTGCTTCTGCTCGCCGTCGGCCCTGTCGAGGCGCGGCTGGCCGGGCAGACGCTGCTGTTTCGCCTGATGCTGCCGGCCGTGTTTCTGGGCGCGGGTCTCGTCGGGTTCCTGTCTCTGCATGGCCTCGGCCCGAGCGACCAGGGCTTTGCCGGCACGACCCTCGCGCTGCCCGCCATCACCGCCTATGTCGCGCTCGTCCTGCATAGACTCGCCGTCCGCCCGTCGGACGCAAGCGGCGCCAAGCCCGCATTGGCCGCCCTGTCGCTCGACGCGGAAGGGCGCCTCATCGGCGGCGCCTCGGCCGGCACGGCCTTCAGCCAGCGCCTCCACCTTCTCGACCGCGTGGCCTTTCTCAAGACGCTCGACGCCATGCGCCTTGGCCAGGGTGAGACGGAGCTCGCGCTTCGCCTGCGCGGCGCCGAGCCCGGCGCGTTTCGCACCTGCCTCGTGACGCTGACGCCAATCCATTCCGACGACGGCACGCTTCTGCGCCTCGACGCCGCGATCCGCGAGACCGAAGGCACTGCTGCGCCCGCTCTTGCCGAGGCCGCCGCGCCGTCCCGCACGGAGAGCGCCTTCCTGGCGACGATCTCGCACGAGCTGCGCACGCCTCTGAACGCCATCGTCGGCTTTTCCGAGCTGCTCGAAGGCGAGACCTTCGGCCCCTTCAACGATCCGCGCCAGAAGGATTATGTCGGCGTGATCCACCGCTCGGGCCTGCACCTGCTCGAGATCGTCAACGGCCTTCTCGACATGTCCAAGATCGAGGCCGGGCGCTACGACCTGACCATGGAGCCCTTTCCCGTGGCGGCCGTGGCGCTGGCGGCGGCGGAGATGGTCGGCTGCGAGGCCGATCGCAAACAGCTTCGCCTCGTTCTGCGCACGGCAGAGCAGCCCGAGCTCGTCACCGCCGACCGGCGCGTGTGCCAGCAGATCCTGGTCAATCTTCTCGCCAACGCCGTGAAGTTCACCGAGGAAGGCACGATCTGCCTCGGTGCGCGGATCGAGGGCGAGGATCTCGTGCTGCAGGTGTCGGACACCGGCATCGGCATCGCGCACGAGGATATCGGCCGCCTCGGCCGGCCCTTCGTCCAGCTTTCGCACGGCCCCAGCCGCCGCTACGAGGGAACCGGCCTCGGCCTGTCGCTCGTGCGCGGGTTCGCCGAGCTTCACCACGGAACCATGGAGATCGAGAGCCAAGAGGGACGCGGCACCACCGTCACGGTGCGCATCCCGACCAATTGTGCCGAGCGCGCGCGCGTCGGTGAAACCCCTCCCGAAAACGTCGTAGCCCTGACCCATGCCCGCCAAAAAGCCAGTCTCTCCTCGCAAGCCTTCCCGACCCGCCGCTCGGCCTGA
- a CDS encoding DUF5330 domain-containing protein: MRFLIKIAFLIGLVALFLPGRSDKEEGHEPGLSPVVLLYGVQQAFSDLGSFCERSPAACATARDAASFVAQRVTEGAAIGYGLIREKVAGLPPETPADARPAPKAYTPPGAARPAGARPAGEMTTGAVAPNAAPMLASTKAPGSAQAPRALAFAPAERVPSAGFAPRPAPATALHAPQPYRQPVPAKTASEPARTASALPAELDHVPGSPKPFRMPAMAGGARDAAHPLPQAIVPPERAPVPRFAPRA, translated from the coding sequence ATGCGCTTCTTGATCAAGATCGCTTTTCTCATCGGCCTCGTCGCGCTCTTCCTGCCGGGCCGGTCCGACAAGGAAGAGGGTCACGAGCCCGGCCTATCTCCGGTTGTGCTTCTCTACGGCGTACAGCAGGCCTTCTCCGATCTCGGCAGCTTCTGCGAACGCTCGCCGGCCGCCTGCGCCACGGCGCGGGACGCCGCGAGCTTCGTCGCCCAACGCGTCACCGAAGGCGCGGCGATCGGCTACGGGCTGATCCGCGAGAAAGTCGCGGGCCTGCCGCCCGAGACGCCGGCCGACGCGCGCCCGGCGCCCAAGGCCTATACGCCGCCCGGCGCGGCCAGGCCGGCGGGCGCGCGCCCGGCAGGCGAGATGACGACCGGCGCCGTAGCGCCCAATGCCGCTCCGATGCTCGCGAGCACCAAGGCTCCGGGATCGGCGCAAGCGCCCCGCGCCCTCGCCTTCGCGCCGGCCGAGCGCGTGCCGTCCGCCGGCTTCGCCCCGCGCCCCGCACCGGCGACCGCCCTTCACGCGCCGCAGCCCTATCGCCAGCCCGTGCCCGCGAAGACCGCAAGCGAGCCGGCGCGCACGGCTTCCGCGCTTCCCGCCGAGTTGGACCATGTTCCCGGCAGCCCCAAGCCCTTCCGCATGCCGGCCATGGCGGGCGGCGCGCGCGACGCGGCCCATCCGCTGCCGCAGGCCATCGTGCCGCCGGAGCGCGCGCCGGTTCCCCGATTCGCCCCGCGCGCCTGA